The Opisthocomus hoazin isolate bOpiHoa1 chromosome 32, bOpiHoa1.hap1, whole genome shotgun sequence genome includes a window with the following:
- the LOC104338539 gene encoding keratin, type II cytoskeletal cochleal-like — protein MSRQSACRSFGGGSRKGYSSCSAIGGGFGGGGSRSRISYSSYSSSRGGGGGGHCGGFSSRSLHNLGGSRRITMGGCYGGYGGRMGGFGGGYGGGMGGFGGGMGGGGMGGFGGGMGGGGMGGGGMGGFGGGAGGFGGGVVGAGGPGFPGGIQPVQVDPTLLRPVHVEIDPQIQQVKNQEKEQIKTLNNQFASFIDKVRFLEQQNKVLSTKWELLQQQGPSGPRKNLDVIFENYIQNLRRKLESLLSQRGQLESELQNMRQYVEEYKTKYEDEINRRTAAENEFVVLKKDVDSAYMTKVELEAKVGALTDEINFLRNIYEEELSQMQTISRDLSVVVSMDNNRHLDLDSIIEDVRRQYEQIAQNSRAEAEAWYQSRYEELQSTAGRHGDSLRNTKIEIQELTRNIQRLRAEIENVKKQNQQLQAAIAEAEERGEMALKDARRKLEELECALTKDKEELARLLKEYQELLNTKIALDVEIAMYRKLLEGEENRLCNDGMSNVNVSVVGRTTITGGRGGMGGGFGGGSGMGGGFGGGSGMGGGFGGSSGMGGGMGGGVCGVGGGFGGGSMGGSCGIGGGVHGGGFSSGSGRICGSGGGGYSSGGGSSSVRRCVTTTSVKSSGVRF, from the exons ATGTCTCGGCAGTCTGCTTGCAGAAGCTTTGGAGGCGGGAGTAGGAAGGGCTACAGCTCTTGCTCTGCCATCGGTGGTGGCTttggaggaggtggcagcagaAGCAGGATCAGTTACAGTTCGTACTCCTCATCCaggggaggtggaggaggtggacATTGTGGAGGTTTTAGCAGCAGGAGCCTCCATAACCTGGGTGGCAGCAGAAGAATTACTATGGGTGGATGCTATGGAGGATATGGCGGCAGAATGGGTGGCTTTGGTGGAGGCTACGGAGGAGGAATGGGTGGCTTTGGCGGAGGAATGGGTGGTGGAGGAATGGGTGGCTTTGGTGGAGGAATGGGTGGTGGAGGAATGGGTGGTGGAGGAATGGGTGGCTttggtggaggagctggtggcTTTGGTGGAGGAGTGGTTGGCGCTGGTGGTCCTGGCTTCCCTGGAGGCATCCAACCGGTGCAGGTTGACCCAACCCTCCTGCGGCCGGTCCATGTTGAGATTGACCCCCAAATCCAGCAAGTCAAAAACCAGGAGAAGGAGCAGATTAAGACTCTTAACAATCAGTTTGCCTCTTTCATTGACAAG GTCCGTTTCCTGGAGCAACAGAACAAGGTCCTCTCCACCAAGTgggagctcctccagcagcaaggGCCTTCAGGGCCGAGGAAGAACCTCGATGTCATCTTTGAAAATTACATCCAGAACCTGAGGAGGAAGCTGGAATCTCTCCTGTCACAGAGGGGACAGTTGGAGTCAGAGCTGCAGAACATGCGGCAGTACGTGGAGGAGTACAAAACCAa GTACGAAGACGAAATCAACAGGCGCACCGCTGCTGAGAACGAGTTTGTGGTGCTCAAGAAG GATGTGGACTCTGCCTACATGACTAAAGTAGAGTTGGAAGCCAAGGTGGGAGCTCTGACCGACGAAATCAACTTCCTGAGGAACATCTACGAGGAG GAACTGTCTCAGATGCAGACAATCAGCCGGGACTTGTCCGTGGTGGTGTCTATGGACAACAACCGTCACCTGGATTTGGACAGCATCATCGAGGACGTCAGGCGCCAGTACGAGCAGATTGCGCAGAACAGCCGGGCTGAAGCTGAGGCCTGGTACCAGAGCCGG TACGAAGagctgcagagcactgctggAAGGCATGGGGACAGCCTCCGCAACACCAAGATAGAGATCCAGGAGTTGACCAGGAACATccagaggctgcgggctgagatTGAGAATGTGAAGAAGCAG aaccagcagctgcaggcagctatTGCTGAGGCTGAGGAGCGGGGTGAGATGGCCCTGAAGGATGCCAGGAGGAAACTGGAAGAGCTGGAATGTGCCCTGACCAAAGACAAGGAGGAGCTGGCTCGCTTGCTGAAGGAGTACCAGGAGCTGCTGAACACCAAGATTGCCCTGGACGTGGAGATCGCCATGTACAGgaagctgctggagggagaggagaacag GCTGTGCAATGATGGCATGTCCAACGTCAATGTCT CTGTGGTAGGCAGGACCACCATCactggaggcagaggaggcatGGGAGGAGGCTTCGGAGGCGGCAGCGGCATGGGAGGAGGCTTCGGAGGCGGCAGCGGCATGGGAGGAGGCTTCGGAGGCAGCAGCGGCATGGGAGGAGGAATGGGAGGAGGTGTATGTGGAGTAGGAGGAGGCTTCGGAGGTGGAAGCATGGGCGGCAGCTGTGGAATAGGAGGAGGAGTGCACGGCggtggcttctcttctggaagtGGGAGGATCTGCGGCTCTGGAGGTGGCGGCTACAGCTCTGGTGGGGGATCGTCCTCCGTACGGAGATGTGTCACGACCACCTCCGTCAAATCTTCAGGAGTGAGGTTCTGA
- the LOC104338538 gene encoding keratin, type II cytoskeletal cochleal-like, whose translation MSRQSVCRSFGGGSRRGYSSCSAIGGGFGGGGSRSRSSYSSFSMSRGFGGGGRCGGFSSKSLHNIGSGGRISMGGCYGGGGYGGRMGGGFVGGYGGGLGSFGGGMGGFGGMGGGGGMGGFGGGMGGYGGGMGGGGMGGGGMGGFGGPGFGMPGFGGPGRGGPGIQPVQVDPTLLQPVRVEIDPQIQQVKNQEKEQIKTLNNQFASFIDKVRFLEQQNKVLSTKWELLQQQGPSGPRKNLDVIFESYIQNLRRQLDSILSQRGQLESELQNMQQYVEDYKTKYEEEINRRTTAENEFVVLKKDVDLAYMTKVELEAKVGALTDEINFLRSIYEEELSQMQTISRDLSVVVSMDNNRHLDLDSIIEEVRRQYEQIAQSSRAEAEAWYQSQYEQLQSTAGRHGDSLRNTKIEIQELTRNIQRLRAEIENVKKQVRQLQAAIAEAEERGEMALKDARIKLEELECALNKDKEELARLLKEYQELLNTKIALDVEIAMYRKLLEGEENR comes from the exons ATGTCTCGGCAGTCTGTCTGCAGGAGCTTTGGAGGCGGGAGTAGAAGGGGCTACAGCTCTTGCTCTGCCATCGGTGGTGGCTttggaggaggtggcagcagaagcaggagcagCTACAGCTCGTTCTCTATGTCCAGGGGATTTGGAGGTGGTGGACGTTGTGGAGGCTTTAGCAGCAAGAGTCTCCATAACATAGGTAGTGGTGGCAGAATTTCCATGGGTGGATGCTATGGAGGTGGGGGATACGGAGGCAGAATGGGTGGTGGCTTTGTTGGAGGCTACGGAGGAGGGCTAGGCAGCTTTGGTGGAGGTATGGGTGGCTTTGGAGGAATGGGTGGTGGTGGAGGAATGGGTGGCTTTGGTGGAGGAATGGGTGGTTATGGTGGAGGAATGGGTGGTGGAGGAATGGGTGGTGGAGGAATGGGCGGCTTTGGTGGCCCAGGCTTTGGCATGCCAGGCTTTGGTGGCCCTGGTAGAGGTGGCCCTGGAATCCAGCCAGTGCAGGTTGACCCAACCCTCCTACAGCCAGTCCGTGTTGAGATTGATCCCCAGATCCAGCAAGTCAAAAACCAGGAGAAGGAACAGATCAAGACTCTGAACAATCAATTTGCCTCTTTCATTGACAAG GTCCGCTTCCTGGAGCAACAGAACAAGGTCCTCTCCACCAAGTgggagctcctccagcagcaaggGCCTTCGGGACCGAGGAAGAACCTTGATGTCATCTTTGAAAGTTACATCCAGAACCTGAGGAGGCAGCTGGACTCCATCCTGTCACAGAGGGGACAGCTGGAGTCAGAGCTGCAGAACATGCAGCAGTACGTTGAGGATTACAAAACCAA GTATGAGGAAGAGATCAACAGGCGCACAACTGCTGAGAACGAGTTTGTGGTGCTGAAGAAG GATGTGGACTTAGCCTACATGACTAAAGTAGAGTTGGAAGCCAAGGTGGGAGCTCTGACCGATGAAATCAACTTCCTGAGGAGCATCTACGAGGAG GAGCTGTCTCAGATGCAGACAATCAGCCGGGACttgtctgtggtggtgtccatGGACAACAACCGTCACCTGGATCTGGACAGCATCATTGAGGAGGTCAGGCGCCAGTACGAGCAGATTGCTCAGAGCAGCAGAGCGGAAGCTGAGGCCTGGTACCAGAGCCAG TACGAACagctgcagagcactgctggAAGGCATGGGGACAGCCTCCGCAACACCAAGATAGAGATCCAGGAGTTGACCAGGAACATccagaggctgcgggctgagatTGAGAATGTGAAGAAGCAGGTACGG cagctgcaggcagctatTGCTGAGGCTGAGGAGCGGGGTGAGATGGCCCTGAAGGATGCCAGGATAAAGCTGGAAGAGCTGGAATGTGCCCTGAACAAAGACAAGGAGGAGCTGGCTCGCTTGCTGAAGGAGTACCAGGAGCTGCTGAACACCAAGATTGCCCTGGACGTGGAGATTGCCATGTACAGgaagctgctggagggagaggagaacaggTGA
- the LOC104338537 gene encoding keratin, type II cytoskeletal 4 produces MSRQSYALGKGFSSSSACLGSRGKVSFGSVSHGGHRGHGGFSSRSLYSLGGGRSASQGGFGGVCRGFGAGGHAGFGYGFNAGAGYASGYGGGAGVGFIGGIGGGYGGFGGGFDSMVGGQGFASCPLGGIREVTVNQNLLTPLKLEIDPEIQKVRTQEREEMKKLNNKFASFIDKVRFLEQQNQVLETKWKLLQEQGTTGTWGRSLNPLFETYIAGLRKQLDTLSGEKHRLESELKGFQDMLEDFKTKYEEEINKRTSVENDFVLLKKDVDGVYTNKVELQARLDSLADEINFLKYLYEEELSQMQKTVSDTSVVVTMDNNRNLDLDSIIAEVKAQYEEIANRSRVEAESWYQSKYEELQVTAGKHGDSLKDTKMEISELNHTIQRIRAEMESVKKQCETLRTSIADAEERGELAIKDARTKLTDLEAALQKAKQEMARQLREYQELMNVKLALDIEIATYRKLLEGEECRMSGECQSAVSISVVGGGSSSMGGGYGSGLHLGGGGGIGFGAGSGRGSCSTGGAGFSYNLGGAGFGSGGGFGAGVGISVGGTGFSPVGGGSSTVVKKSSSSVTVSRKV; encoded by the exons ATGTCTCGCCAGTCCTACGCTCTCGGCAAGGGGTTCAGCTCCAGCTCGGCTtgcctggggagcaggggcaAGGTCTCCTTCGGCTCTGTGTCCCACGGAGGGCACAGGGGACACGGTGGCTTCAGCAGCAGGAGCCTCTATAGCTTGGGTGGGGGCAGAAGTGCCTCTCAGGGAGGATTTGGCGGCGTCTGCAGAGGTTTTGGGGCTGGTGGCCACGCAGGCTTTGGCTACGGCTTCAATGCCGGGGCAGGATATGCCAGCGGCTATGGTGGTGGGGCCGGAGTCGGCTTCATTGGAGGCATCGGTGGTGGTTACGGTGGCTTCGGTGGAGGATTTGACAGCATGGTGGGAGGTCAAGGCTTCGCCTCTTGCCCGCTGGGTGGCATCAGGGAAGTGACTGTCAACCAGAACCTGCTGACCCCGCTCAAGCTGGAGATTGACCCCGAGATCCAGAAGGTGCGAACACAGGAgcgggaggagatgaagaagctCAACAACAAATTCGCCTCCTTCATCGACAAG GTTCGGTTCCTTGAGCAGCAGAATCAGGTCCTGGAGACCAAGTGGAAACTCCTCCAGGAGCAGGGTACCACAGGGACGTGGGGCAGAAGCCTCAACCCCCTCTTTGAAACCTACATTGCTGGACTGCGGAAGCAGCTGGACACCCTCTCCGGTGAGAAGCACCGTCTGGAGTCCGAGCTGAAAGGCTTCCAAGACATGCTGGAAGACTTCAAGACCAA GTACGAGGAGGAAATAAACAAACGGACATCCGTGGAGAATGATTTTGTGCTCCTGAAAAAG GACGTGGATGGGGTCTACACCAACAAGGTGGAACTTCAGGCAAGACTCGATTCTCTGGCAGATGAGATTAACTTCCTGAAGTATCTTTACGAGGAG GAGCTGTCTCAGATGCAGAAGACCGTTTCTGACACCTCTGTGGTCGTCACCATGGACAATAACCGAAACCTGGATCTGGACAGCATCATTGCGGAGGTCAAAGCCCAATACGAGGAGATCGCCAACCGGAGCCGAGTGGAGGCTGAGTCTTGGTACCAAAGCAAG TATGAAGAGCTGCAGGTTACTGCAGGAAAACATGGCGACAGCCTGAAGGACACAAAGATGGAGATCTCCGAGCTCAATCACACAATCCAGAGGATACGTGCTGAGATGGAGAGCGTGAAGAAACAG TGTGAAACTCTGCGGACCTCCATCGCGGATGCTGAGGAACGCGGGGAGCTGGCCATCAAGGATGCCAGGACCAAACTGACTGACCTGGAGGCCGCCCTGCAGAAGGCGAAGCAAGAGATGGCCCGGCAGCTCCGCGAGTACCAGGAGCTCATGAACGTCAAGCTGGCCCTGGACATCGAGATTGCGACCTACAGGAAGCTGCTGGAGGGCGAGGAGTGCAG GATGTCTGGAGAGTGCCAGAGCGCCGTCAGCATCT CTGTGGTGGGAGGCGGCAGCAGCTCTATGGGAGGTGGATACGGCAGCGGACTGCacctcggaggaggaggaggaattggATTCGGCGCTGGAAGCGGGAGAGGCAGCTGCAGTACGGGCGGTGCTGGCTTCAGCTACAACCTAGGAGGGGCTGGGTTTGGCTCTGGGGGAGGAtttggtgctggggtggggatcAGCGTCGGAGGGACAGGGTTCTCCCCTGTGGGCGGAGGGTCCAGCACCGTGGTGAAGAAGAGCAGCAGCTCCGTGACGGTCAGCCGGAAGGTCTAG